CCTGACCGTGCTGAGCGCCCTGGCCGCCGTCACCACCCACCTGGGCCTCGCCGCCACGGTCAACGCCACCTTCAACGAGCCGTACGAGGTGGCGCGCCGGTTCGCCACCCTGGACCGGCTCAGCGGCGGCCGGGCCGCCTGGAACGTGGTCACCAGCTACGACGCCTTCACCGGCGAGAACTTCCGCCGGGGCGGCTTCCTCCCCGAGGCCGACCGCTACACCCGTGCCGCCGAATTCCTCACCACAACTAGGGAGTTGTGGGACAGCTGGTCGACCGACGACCTCAAGGCCGACGCGAGGACGGGCGAGTTCACCGCCCCCGGGGCCGGCCGCTTCGCCCACCGGGGGCAGCACTTCGACATCTCCGGCCGGTTCACCACCCCGCCGGGCCCGCAGGGCCACCCGGTGATCATCCAGTCCGGGGAGTCCGAAGCGGGCCGGGAGTTCGCCGCGTCCGACGCCGAGGTCATCTTCAGCAAGCACAACCGGATCGACGTGGCCCGGGACTTCTACCGGGACGTGAAGCGGCGCCTGGCGACGTACGGCCGGAGCCCGGAGGACCTGCTGATCCTCCCCACCGCCAACGCGGTCGTCGCGGACACCGACGAGGAGGCGGCGGCCTACGCGGAGGAGATCAGCCGGGAGCTGGTCAGCCCGCAGACCGCGATCGCCCACCTGGAGGCGGTCTGGGGCCGCGACCTGTCGGCGTACGACCCGGACGGACCCCTCCCCGACATCGAACCCGAGGACGACGCCCACTTCCTGAAGGGGCACTCCGTCTTCCGCAAGGGCCGGGCGGAGACGGCCCGCCGGTGGCGCAAGCTCGCCGAGGAGCGGAACTTCTCCATCCGGGAGCTGGTCATCGAGGTGGGCGGGCGCCAGACGTTCGTGGGCAGCCCGCAGACCGTCGCGGACGCCATCGACGACTACGTGCAGACCGAGGGCGCCGACGGCTTCGTCCTGGTCCCCCATCTGACCCCCGGCGGCCTGGACGACTTCGTGGACCGGGTGGTGCCGATCCTCCAGGAGAAGGGCGTCCACCGCGACGACTACACCGGCACCACGCTCCGGGACCACCTGGGCCTGTCCACCGCACCCCGCCCGGCCGGCTGGGGCGGCCCCGGACAGCCCCTGCGCGACGAGCGTCTGCGCGACCAGCCCCTGCGCGACCAGCCCTTGCGCGACCAGAAGGAGACCTCCGCATGACCGGCACGACCGGCCCGACCGGCGACACCGACCCGAAGGGCACCCAGGCCGGCGCCACCGACCCGAAGAGCGCCCCGGCCACCGCCTCCGGCACCCCCGATGGCGCGCCCCTGCACCTGGCCGTCGCCCTCGACGGCGCGGGCTGGCACCCGGCGGCCTGGCGCGAGGAGGGCGCCCGGCCGGGTGAGCTCCTCGACGCCGCCTACTGGGCCGGTCTGGTCGCCGAGGCCGAGCGGGGCCTGCTCGACTTCGTCACCTTCGAGGACGCGCTCGGCCTCCAGTCCGCCGCCTTCCACCTGCCCGACGACCGCACCGACCAGGTCAGGGGCAGCATCGACGCGGTACTGCTCGCCGCCCACCTCGCCCCGCTCACCACGCACATCGGCCTGGTCCCGACCACCAACGTCACCCACACCGAGCCGTTCCACCTCGCCATCGGCATCGCCACCCTCGACCACGCGAGCAAGGGCCGGGCCGGGTGGCGCCCGCAGATCTCGTCCCGCGCGGCCGACGCCGCCCACTTCGGCCGCCGCACCACACCCCAGCTCACCGAGGACGACGTCACCGACTCGGAGCTGATCTCCCAGCCGCTGCGGGCGCTGTTCGCGGAGGGCGCCGAGGTGGTGGAGGCAGCGCGGCAGCTCTGGGACAGCTGGGAGGACGACGCCGAGATACGGGACGCGGCGACGGGCCGCTTCCTGGACCGCGACAAGGTCCACCACATCGACTTCCAGGGTGCGGACTTCAGCGTGAAGGGCCCGTCCATCACCCCACGCACCCCCAGGGCCAGCCGCTGGTGGTGAGCCTCGCGCACGCCACGACCCCGTACGAGTTCGCCGCGCTCAGCTCCGACGTCGTCGCCGTCACCCCGCACGACCGGCCGGGCGCGGCGGCGATCCTCGCCCAGGTCGCCGAGGCGGTGGAGCGCACCGGCCGGAACGTGGTGGAACGCCCGCTGCGGACCTTCGCGGACCTCATCGTCTTCCTGGACGAGGACCCGGGCGCGGCCGCCCGCCGCAAGGCCCGCCTGGACGACGTGGCCGGAGCCGAACTGGCCTCGGACGCCGAGGTCTTCACCGGCACACCCGCCGAACTGGCCGACCTCCTCCTCGACTGGCGCTCCACCGGCCTGGACGGCTTCCGCCTCCGCCCCGGCACCCTGCCGCACGACCTCACGGCGATCACCCGGGGCCTGGTCCCGGAGCTGCAACGGCGCGGGGTGTTCCGTACGGAGTACACCTCCACCACACTCCGCGACCACCTGGGCCTGCCCCGGCCCACCAGCCGCTACACGAAGGCGGGTTGAGACGCGGCGGGGGCCGAGGCCGGCGGGTCGACGACAAGGCCAACGGGTCACCGGCAAGGACAGAGGCGCACCGGCAGGGTCAGCCGGCCGCCGCCCTCCGGTGCGAGGTCTCCAGAAGCTTCAGCTCGTCCTCGGAGAGCCGCAGGGCTCCGGCGGCCACGTTGGCGGCGAGGTGGTCGAGGTCGCCGGTGCCGGGGATGGCCAGCACATGCGGGCCCCGGTGCAGGGTCCACGCCAGCCGGACCTGCGCCGGGCTCACCCCGTGCGCCTGGGCGACAGCGAGCACCTCGGCGGCCTCGGCCCCGGTCGCGCCGCGCTCCCCGCCGGCCGCGGCTATCGCGTAGAAGGGGACGAACGCGATCCCCTGCTCGCCGCACTCCCGGACGAACGCGTCGTCCTCGGGCCGCACCCCGATCCCGTACCGGTTCTGCACGCAGACCACCGGGGCGATGGCCTGAGCCTCGGCGAGGTGGGCGGGGGTGACGTTGGAGAGGCCCAGGTGGCGGATGAGCCCGGCCTGGCGCAGCTCGGCCAGGGCACCGAAGCGCTCGGCGATCGAGTCCGTACCGACGATCCTCAGGTTCACCACGTCGAGGTCGTCGCGGCCGAGCTGGCGGAGGTTCTCCTCGACCTGGCCGCGTAGCGCCTCGGGGGTGCGGGCGTGGTCCGCCCACCGCCCTGTCCCGTCGCGGGCCGGGCCGACCTTGGTGGTGATCACCAGGTCGTCCGCGTACGGCGCGAGGGCGCTGTTGATCAGCTCGTTGGCCGAGCGCAGCGGGGAGAAGTAGAAGGCGGCGGTGTCCACGTGGTTCACACCGAGGTCCACGGCCCTGCGCAGCACGGCCAGGGCGTCGGCACGGTCGCGGGGGACGGCGTCGGGCACGAGCGCACCGCCGGTCTGCGGCAACCGCATCGTGCCGAAGCCGATGCGGTTGACCGGCAGATCGCCGAGGGTCCAACGGCCGGACGCGGCCGCGGTGACCGGTGCTGTGGTGCTCGCGGAGCTCGTGGAAGTCATGCCTGAATGATCTCCGCCCGTCGTGCCCCCGTGCCATGAGGTTTCCCCGCCGATCCACCCTGCGGCCCGCCGGACCTGAGTCCCGGAGTCTGCCCCCTCCGGGCCTGTGGCCCGCCGGACCCGGGTCCTGAGGCCCACCCCCCTCCGGGCCTGAGGCAGACCGCACCCCGGGTCCCGAGGCCCGCCCCGCCGGAACTGAGGCAGACCGGACCCCTGCCCTGCGGAAGCCCCCAGGTCCCGCCGGTCCCTCAGTCCGTCACCGTGAGCGGGCCGTAGGCGTCCGGGCGGCGGGTGGTCAGGAAGGGGAACAGCTCCAGCCAGTCACGACGGGCGTCGAGGTCGAGGTCCGCGACCAGGACGGCGGGCTCGTCGCGGGGGCCTGGGCCAGGACACGGCCGTACGGGTCGACGATGAAGGAGCTGCCGTAGAAGGTGAGCCCGTTCTCGGCGCCGATCCGGTTGGGCACGACCATGAAGGTGGCGTTGGCGATCGCGTTGCCGGTGATCACCTTCTGCCAGAGCGGCTGGGAGTCGAAGCCGGGGAAGCCGGGCTCGGAGCCGATGGCGGTCGGGTAGACGAGGACGTCGGCCCCGGCCAGCGAGTAGGCGCGGGCCAGCTCCGGGAACCACTGGTCCCAGCAGGTCGGCAGACCGAAGCGGGCCTCGTCGACGGTGACCAGCGGAAAGGCGTCGTCGCCCGCAGGACCGGCCCGGAACCAGTCGTCCTCGTAGTACCCCTCCGTGACCGGGATGTGGGTCTTGCGGGTGCGCTGGGCGAGGGTGCCGTCGGGGGCGACCAGGATCGCGGTGTTGTAGCCGAGGCCGTCGTCCTGGCCGCCGGGCGCCGGGGCCTTCTCGTACAGGGAGGCGTGTACGTACACCCCGTGCTCGCGGGCGGCCTCGGCGGCGAAGGTGAAGGTGGGGCCGGTCAGCAGCTCCTCCGGCCCGGCCGGTGCGGGGTGGTCGGCGCGGCGGACGACGGCGAAGTACGGCGAGAGCGTCAGCTCCTGGAGGCAGACGACCCGCGCCCCCTCGGCGGCGGCGAGACGGATGCCCTCCCGCAGGGCGGCGCGGTGCTCGGCGGGGTCGCGGTGCCACCGCTGCTGGACGACCGCGACGCGCAGGGGGGCACGCTCGGCGGGCCGGGTCCGGGTCGGGGAGGCGGGCGGGTTGTACGCGGTGATCAGACGCATGACCAGTTCCAGGGGCGTGGGACGGCAGGGCGGACGAGGAAGATGCCGGAACGTTCCGGCATGGCACCGAATCTAACCCTGCCGGAACGTTCCGGCAACCCTCCACCTCGTACGATCACGACCGTCTAGACTTCACCCCCGTGACCTCCCGGACCGTGACCCTGCTTGACGTAGCCCGCGCCGCCGGGGTCTCCAAGAGCACCGTCTCCGACGCCCTCCAGGGCTCGGGGCGCGTCGCGGAGGCGACCAGGGACCGGGTCCGCGCGGTGGCGGAGGAGCTCGGTTACCGGCCCAACAGCGCGGCCCGGCGGCTGCGCCGCTCCAGCACAGGGGCGATCGGGCTGCACCTGCCGCAGACCGCGACCCGGCTGGACTACTACATGAACCTCGCCTTCGGAGCCGTCGCGCGCGCCCAGGAGGAAGGGTTCGACGTGGTGCTGCTCGCCCCGGAAGGAGCGTCCGGCGGGCCGGTCGCCTCGCGGGTCGACGGGCTGCTGGTGATCGACCCCGAGGTGGGCGACAGCGCTGTGCCGGGGCTGCTGGACGCGGGCGTTCCGGTGGTGACCGGGGAGCGCTATCTCGGCCCCTCCGCCGCCCCCACCGGTGCCGTGGTCTGCGACAACGCCGCCTCGCTCACCGCACTCCTGGACCACGTGACCGAGCGAGGCGCCCGCCGCCCCGCCGTCCTCGCCCCCGCGGGCACCTCGGCGTGGGCCACCGCCCTGCGGACCACCGCCGCCTCCTGGGGCCAGGAGCACGGGGTGGACGTGGCGCTGCGGACCGTACCGTTCGCCGCCACCCCGGGCGAGGCCGAGGAGACGACACTCGCCCTGCTGCGGGCGGACCCGACGGTGGACGCGGTGATCTGCGCCCCGGACGGCGCGGCCCCGGGCGTCCTCCGGGCGGCGGCAGCGCTGGGCCGTACGGTGGGCGGCGCTTCTGCCCGTTCGGTGGGCGGCCCCTCTGCCCGCACGGTGGGCGCCACCTCTGCCCGTACGTCTGACAGCGCCTCGGGCCATGCGGCCGGCACGGGTGATGGGACCGGGGCCCAACCCCGTACCCCCCTCCTCGTCGCCTCCTGCGTCGACGGCACCGCCACCCGCTCCGCCGAGCCGCCCGTCACCGCGGTCGACCTGCGCCCCGCCGCGTACGGGCGCGCCTGCGCCGAGCTGCTCTGCGACATCCTGGCGGGCCGCGCCGCCCCCGACACCGTCCGCGGCCACGCCTGGGCGCTGGAGACACGGCCCTCCACCGTCACACCCACCTGAGCGGTGGAGCGACACCACGGACACGGCCGCACGGTCCTCCAGCTCAGCGGGGACGAGCACACCGTGCGCCGCCGGGCACTGGTGGCGCCCGCGTTCCGGGGCAGTGACCTGCGGGAGAAGTTCTTGCCCGTCACTTAACGGGATTGGCGCGAGCTGACCGACGGTTTCCGTGCCTCCGGGTCGGTCGACCTGGTCGCCGACCACGCGAGCCGTCTCCCGGTCAATGCCATCGCCGACATGCCGGGGCTCGACAGGGCCGACAACGCGCGATCCCCCGGCCGGTACACAGCTGTCATCGCCAGCGGCACGAAGAGCCTGCCGCTCCGCTTCCGCCCGGTGGCCGGTCGACGGCGGTCAGGTGGCGCAGCCGTACTGCCCGGTCCCGTCCCACGATGACCACCGGCGGGACCTTGAGAGTGACCGTGCCACAAGGCCGGTCGGACCGCCTCATCTTCGACGCGCGCCCGGCCGGCGGCTGAACCTCACAGCGCGCCCGCTCGCGCAGCTATCCGATGCACGAAACCGCCTTCTTGACCGCTTTCGTGTACTCCTTGGCGAAGCGATCGATCTTCTCGCGACGCCGAGCCGTGTCCTCGTCCAGGCCCTCGCCGACGGTGAACTCGACAAGGATGTAGCGGGAGGCGTCCGAATCACACTCTGCGGCGACCATCGCATTCGTGTCGCCGATCGCGCCCTTGCCTTCGAACGGCAGGTCCTTCATCTGCTTCCGGTTCCGGAAGGGTTCCTTCTCCCGTTCACCCATCGGATCGGCGAACTCGTCGATCTGGCTGATGGACAGGAACAGGATGCGACGCTTGTCCACGAGGACACGGCAGGAGCTCACCGGCGGTTCGAGCGGTTCGGCCTGCTGCTCAAGGGTCTTGCCCGGCGGAAGAACGGGGTCGACGGCATTCTCCTTCACGGGGACCTCGCAGAGATTCTCCGGAAGGCCGTACTCTCGCTTCGCCTCCGTACCGCACCCGGCTGTCACGCCCGCGAGCAGGAGGGCAAGCACCACCGAGGCGGTCCTGGGGAACCTGTTCACTACTTCTCGCCTCCGACCCCGTCGGCCTTGTGATTTCCGTGGTCCGCCGCGTCCCTGATCTGGGTGTAGACGCCTCGGTCCTTGGAGAAGTCCTTCTCGTTCTGAGCCCACTCGGAATTCTCCGCGTACCAGTGATCGGCGATGGCCCGGAGCTGGAGGTTGCGCTCCTCGTGAT
This DNA window, taken from Streptomyces griseus subsp. griseus, encodes the following:
- a CDS encoding NtaA/DmoA family FMN-dependent monooxygenase (This protein belongs to a clade of FMN-dependent monooxygenases, within a broader family of flavin-dependent oxidoreductases, the luciferase-like monooxygenase (LMM) family, some of whose members use coenzyme F420 rather than FMN.), which codes for MPATAKKQVHLAAQLPGIHNVTVWSDPRSESQIAIDSFIRLAQTIERGKFDFFFLAEGLRLREHKGQVYDLDIAGRPENLTVLSALAAVTTHLGLAATVNATFNEPYEVARRFATLDRLSGGRAAWNVVTSYDAFTGENFRRGGFLPEADRYTRAAEFLTTTRELWDSWSTDDLKADARTGEFTAPGAGRFAHRGQHFDISGRFTTPPGPQGHPVIIQSGESEAGREFAASDAEVIFSKHNRIDVARDFYRDVKRRLATYGRSPEDLLILPTANAVVADTDEEAAAYAEEISRELVSPQTAIAHLEAVWGRDLSAYDPDGPLPDIEPEDDAHFLKGHSVFRKGRAETARRWRKLAEERNFSIRELVIEVGGRQTFVGSPQTVADAIDDYVQTEGADGFVLVPHLTPGGLDDFVDRVVPILQEKGVHRDDYTGTTLRDHLGLSTAPRPAGWGGPGQPLRDERLRDQPLRDQPLRDQKETSA
- a CDS encoding oxidoreductase, which codes for MTSTSSASTTAPVTAAASGRWTLGDLPVNRIGFGTMRLPQTGGALVPDAVPRDRADALAVLRRAVDLGVNHVDTAAFYFSPLRSANELINSALAPYADDLVITTKVGPARDGTGRWADHARTPEALRGQVEENLRQLGRDDLDVVNLRIVGTDSIAERFGALAELRQAGLIRHLGLSNVTPAHLAEAQAIAPVVCVQNRYGIGVRPEDDAFVRECGEQGIAFVPFYAIAAAGGERGATGAEAAEVLAVAQAHGVSPAQVRLAWTLHRGPHVLAIPGTGDLDHLAANVAAGALRLSEDELKLLETSHRRAAAG
- a CDS encoding LacI family DNA-binding transcriptional regulator, which produces MTSRTVTLLDVARAAGVSKSTVSDALQGSGRVAEATRDRVRAVAEELGYRPNSAARRLRRSSTGAIGLHLPQTATRLDYYMNLAFGAVARAQEEGFDVVLLAPEGASGGPVASRVDGLLVIDPEVGDSAVPGLLDAGVPVVTGERYLGPSAAPTGAVVCDNAASLTALLDHVTERGARRPAVLAPAGTSAWATALRTTAASWGQEHGVDVALRTVPFAATPGEAEETTLALLRADPTVDAVICAPDGAAPGVLRAAAALGRTVGGASARSVGGPSARTVGATSARTSDSASGHAAGTGDGTGAQPRTPLLVASCVDGTATRSAEPPVTAVDLRPAAYGRACAELLCDILAGRAAPDTVRGHAWALETRPSTVTPT